The following are encoded together in the Triticum dicoccoides isolate Atlit2015 ecotype Zavitan chromosome 6B, WEW_v2.0, whole genome shotgun sequence genome:
- the LOC119322666 gene encoding VIN3-like protein 2, whose amino-acid sequence MDPPYAGAIIEPAKCRLMSVDEKKDLVRELSKRPQTAPDKLQSWSRRDIVEILCADLGRERKYTGLSKQRMLDYLFRVVTGKSSGPVVHVQEKEPTLDPNASNHQYPAKRQRKSDNPSRLPIAVNNPQTAVVPVQINNVRSCRNIACRAILSMEDKFCRRCSCCICFKYDDNKDPTIWLSCSSDHPMQKGSCGLSCHLECALKDGRTGILPSGQCKKLDGAYYCPNCRKQHDLLRSWKKQLMLAKEARRLDILCYRIFLGHKVLFSTEKYSVLHKFVDTAKQKLEAEVGSVAGYGNMGRGIVSRLTCGAEVQKLCADALDVMESKFPVESPTNSQFERSNMMPSSFIKFEPITPTSITVVFDLARCPYISQGVAGFKVWHQVDGTGFYSLNPTGTVHLMSKTFVVTELKPATCYMIKVTAFSNSSEFAPWEARVSTSSLKESDLKGLAPGGAGLVDQNNRSPKTNSGGQSDRSSEGVDSNNNATVYTDLNKSPESDFEYCENPEILDSDKVPHHPNGPSNNLQNMQIVAARVPEVTELEEAPGLSASALDEEPNSTVQAALLRESSNSMEQNQRSDVPISQDASNATAGVELALVPRFVGSMPPTAPRVMETGKETGGRSFNTKPSDNIFQNGSSKPDREPGNSSNKRSGKFEDAGHKDGCPEATYEYCVRVVRWLETEGYIETNFRVKFLTWYSLRATPHDRKIVSVYVDTLINDPASLCGQLTDTFSEAIYSKKPPSVPSGFCMNLWH is encoded by the exons ATGGATCCTCCCTACGCAG GAGCTATTATTGAACCTGCTAAATGCCGATTGATGAGTGTGGATGAAAAGAAGGATCTTGTTCGTGAATTATCGAAGAGGCCACAAACTGCTCCTGACAAACTACAGTCATGGAGTCGGCGTGATATTGTGGAGATTCTCTGTGCTGATCTCGGAAGGGAAAGGAAATATACTGGATTATCTAAGCAGAGAATGCTGGATTATCTCTTCAGGGTGGTGACTGGCAAATCATCTGGCCCTGTGGTGCATGTGCAAGAAAAGGAGCCAACTCTCGATCCCAACGCAAGCAACCATCAGTACCCAGCAAAGCGTCAAAGGAAGAGTGACAATCCATCACGACTGCCAATTGCTGTCAACAATCCGCAAACCGCAGTTGTACCCGTGCAGATTAATAATGTGCGGTCCTGCCGAAATATAGCATGCAGAGCGATTCTTAGCATGGAAGATAAATTTTGCAGACGCTGTTCATGCTGCATATGCTTCAAGTATGATGACAACAAGGACCCTACCATATGgttgtcctgtagttcagatcatcCCATGCAAAAGGGTTCTTGCGGGTTATCATGCCATCTTGAGTGTGCTCTCAAGGATGGAAGAACTGGCATTCTGCCGAGTGGGCAGTGCAAGAAACTTGATGGTGCTTATTACTGCCCTAACTGTCGGAAGCAGCATGATTTGCTCAG GTCCTGGAAGAAACAACTAATGTTAGCTAAAGAGGCTCGGCGGCTGGATATATTGTGTTACCGGATTTTTCTGGGTCATAAGGTCCTCTTCTCCACGGAGAAGTACTCGGTCTTGCATAAATTTGTTGACACAGCAAAGCAGAAACTTGAGGCTGAGGTTGGCTCTGTAGCCGGGTATGGAAATATGGGTCGTGGAATTGTCAGTCGGCTTACTTGTGGTGCTGAGGTTCAGAAACTTTGTGCTGACGCACTAGATGTCATGGAGTCTAAGTTCCCTGTTGAATCTCCTACTAACTCACAATTTGAAC GATCCAATATGATGCCATCGAGCTTCATAAAGTTTGAACCTATAACGCCTACATCTATCACTGTAGTTTTTGATTTGGCTCGATGTCCTTACATCTCCCAAGGGGTAGCTGGCTTTAAAGTATGGCACCAGGTGGATGGTACAGGATTTTACTCGTTAAATCCAACTGGCACCGTACATCTAATGTCAAAAACATTTGTTGTCACTGAACTCAAGCCAGCTACATGCTATATGATCAAGGTAACTGCATTCAGCAACTCCAGTGAGTTTGCGCCATGGGAAGCCAGGGTAAGTACAAGCTCTCTGAAAGAAAGTGATCTGAAGGGTTTGGCTCCAGGTGGTGCTGGATTAGTAGACCAAAATAACAGGAGCCCAAAGACAAATAGTGGTGGTCAGTCTGATCGTTCTTCAGAGGGAGTTGACTCAAACAATAATGCAACAGTGTACACTGATCTTAACAAGTCGCCGGAAAGTGATTTTGAGTACTGTGAAAATCCTGAGATCCTTGATTCAGACAAAGTGCCTCATCACCCCAATGGGCCTAGCAATAACTTGCAAAACATGCAGATAGTTGCAGCTAGGGTACCAGAGGTCACTGAACTGGAGGAAGCTCCTGGGCTCTCAGCGTCAGCTTTGGATGAGGAGCCtaattcaacagttcaagctgcttTACTTAGGGAGTCTTCAAACTCAATGGAGCAAAACCAAAGAAGCGATGTTCCTATATCACAGGATGCATCAAATGCAACTGCTGGAGTTGAGTTGGCGCTTGTTCCTCGATTTGTTGGCTCTATGCCACCCACTGCACCAAGAGTTATGGAAACTGGTAAGGAGACTGGTGGAAGGAGCTTCAACACAAAACCTTCTGACAACATCTTTCAGAATGgctcctcaaagcctgatagagagCCAGGGAATTCGTCAAACAAAAGATCTGGTAAATTCGAGGATGCTggccacaaggatggatgccccgaAGCAACTTATGAGTACTGTGTCAGGGTGGTGAGGTGGCTGGAGACTGAGGGCTACATTGAGACCAACTTCAGGGTGAAGTTCTTGACATGGTACAGCTTGCGTGCTACCCCGCATGATCGGAAGATTGTCAGCGTGTATGTGGACACCCTCATCAATGATCCTGCAAGCCTCTGCGGCCAGCTGACCGACACCTTCTCGGAGGCGATCTACAGCAAGAAGCCGCCTTCAGTCCCCTCTGGCTTCTGCATGAACCTCTGGCATTAA